In a single window of the Gossypium hirsutum isolate 1008001.06 chromosome D02, Gossypium_hirsutum_v2.1, whole genome shotgun sequence genome:
- the LOC107940496 gene encoding uncharacterized protein: MEESNNYGHQHPLLLILNQDQLIHNQSGVTHCSRCGEEVSVPCFCCVEHCGFYLHKACADAPLELNHPFHPHHPLVLLQEPPSSYTGCVCDFCDKTCQKFIYHCSCELDFHIKCALFTFNVAENNLKELDHVSLQHPLISTGNGDEELEDVSKCFGCREPLAKYTQFSPDCRFNLHEKCAKLPFKLNHNCHHKHPFTLQFNSERLSCKICQVTRRRGFVYGCSPCKFVVHIECVSESLDLVVEDKRHRHPLTLLLRGSSFICDACGTEGSYASYICCTCNIMVHKKCTSLPRIIKSKWHDHRLFHKYFLRIEDFRVLDCIICHDEVNTEHGSYYCSKCTVIFHVKCVMEDKDSYEIVENEDEESPDESVSSITKVLERNDAGEATVIEHFKHNHYLILSDRVGEYDDKCCGGCLLPIVASFYYCTLCDFFLHKVCVELPKVKHVWHHRCRPPLVLISNEVFECVQCLWLSNAFAYKCEECETRTCFRCIIALTPGACTCLGHKHPLLFYPKYIGRCVACGKDGIKGLFRCKDCDFSLDHKCFSLPITSQYKNDQHLLSLAYGDDNSYSESHFCDVCEESRDPNLWFYNCATCDTSAHINCVLSEYPFLKLGSIFKLREEVHEHPLTVVKKIYYYPNCEDFRVLDCIICHDEVNTEHSSYYCSKCPVIFHMECVMKYKDSYAIVENEDEESPDESVSSITKVLERNDA; this comes from the exons ATGGAGGAGTCTAACAATTATGGCCACCAACATCCCCTGCTTCTTATCTTGAATCAAGACCAGCTGATCCACAATCAAAGTGGTGTAACTCATTGCTCCAGGTGCGGGGAGGAGGTGTCTGTTCCATGTTTTTGCTGTGTGGAGCACTGTGGGTTTTATCTTCACAAGGCATGTGCCGACGCACCTTTGGAGCTTAATCATCCTTTTCATCCTCATCATCCTCTTGTTCTTCTGCAAGAGCCACCATCTTCTTACACAGGGTGTGTTTGCGATTTCTGTGATAAAACATGTCAGAAGTTCATTTATCACTGCTCTTGCGAATTGGACTTTCATATTAAATGTGCTTTGTTTACATTTAATGTTGCTGAGAATAATTTGAAAGAGCTTGACCATGTTTCCCTTCAACATCCTTTGATTTCCACTGGCAATGGTGATGAAGAACTTGAAGATGTTAGTAAGTGCTTTGGATGTCGGGAACCATTAGCAAAGTATACACAGTTTTCTCCTGACTGTAGATTTAATTTACATGAAAAATGCGCTAAGCTTCCTTTCAAACTGAATCATAATTGCCATCACAAGCATCCTTTTACTCTACAATTTAATAGCGAACGACTCTCTTGCAAGATATGCCAAGTAACAAGGCGAAGAGGATTTGTTTATGGTTGTTCTCCGTGTAAGTTTGTTGTTCACATTGAATGTGTATCAGAATCTTTAGATCttgttgttgaagataaaaggCATAGACATCCTTTAACTTTGTTGCTAAGAGGATCATCATTCATTTGTGATGCATGTGGTACTGAAGGAAGTTACGCTTCCTACATATGTTGTACATGTAACATTATGGTCCATAAAAAGTGCACTTCGTTGCCACGCATCATCAAAAGCAAGTGGCATGATCATCGCCTTTTTCACAAATATTTCCTTCGCATAGAAGATTTTAGAGTTTTGGATTGCATAATATGCCATGATGAAGTCAATACAGAGCATGGTAGTTACTATTGTTCAAAGTGCACTGTTATATTTCACGTGAAGTGTGTAATGGAGGATAAAGATTCATATGAAATAGTAGAAAATGAAGATGAGGAATCACCTGATGAGTCTGTCAGCTCCATAACCAAGGTTCTTGAAAGGAATGATGCTGGAGAAGCCACAGTAATAGAACATTTCAAGCATAATCATTACTTAATATTAAGTGACAGAGTAGGCGAGTATGATGATAAATGTTGTGGTGGGTGCTTGTTACCGATCGTGGCTTCATTTTACTACTGTACACTGTGTGATTTCTTTCTCCATAAAGTTTGTGTTGAGTTACCAAAGGTAAAGCATGTTTGGCATCATCGTTGTCGACCACcattagtccttatttcaaatgAAGTATTTGAGTGTGTACAATGTCTTTGGTTGTCTAATGCCTTTGCCTATAAATGTGAAGAATGTGAGACACGTACATGCTTTCGATGTATAATTGCTCTTACACCCGGTGCTTGCACATGTCTAGGACATAAACACCCTCTTCTTTTCTACCCCAAATATATAGGGCGATGTGTTGCTTGTGGTAAAGATGGTATCAAAGGGTTGTTCCGTTGTAAGGATTGCGATTTCTCTTTGGATCATAAATGCTTTTCGTTGCCTATTACATCCCAATACAAAAATGATCAACATCTTCTTTCACTCGCTTATGGTGATGATAACAGTTATTCAGAAAGCCATTTTTGCGATGTATGTGAAGAAAGTCGAGATCCAAATCTTTGGTTTTACAATTGTGCAACATGTGATACTTCTGCTCATATCAATTGTGTTCTTAGTGAATATCCATTCCTCAAACTTGGGAGTATCTTTAAACTACGTGAGGAGGTTCATGAGCACCCTCTCACTGTTGTTAAGAAGATTTATTACTATCCGAACTGCG AAGATTTTAGAGTTTTGGATTGCATAATATGCCATGATGAAGTCAATACAGAGCATAGTAGTTACTATTGTTCAAAGTGCCCTGTTATATTTCACATGGAGTGTGTAATGAAGTATAAAGATTCATATGCAATAGTAGAAAATGAAGATGAGGAATCTCCTGATGAGTCTGTCAGCTCCATAACCAAGGTTCTTGAAAGGAATGATGCTTGA
- the LOC107940497 gene encoding uncharacterized protein: MEESKNYRHHHPLLLLDEEQLINNQSGVADCSKGGEKVSSPCFSCAEYCGFYLHKVCAAAPLEINHPFHRDHPLVLMQKPPYSFGTYICDFCDKTCEKFFYHCPDLDFHIICALFTFNIAENNLKELEHFVCQDPLVSTKNDDEELEEVRKCFGCWEPLANYTHFSPYCGFNLHKKCAELPLELSNICHCQHPLVLQFNSERLSCKICKVTQKRGFVYGCSSCKLVFHIECLSPPLDLAIEDESHQHTFTRLLRRVPYICDACGIEGIYNAYICCTCNIMVHKRCTSLPRIIKSKWHDHCIFHKYFLRNDFKSSSCSICHDEVNPKHGSYSCSYCNIKFHLRCVTEEKSLYSIVSLENEYEISNGGLEILSDKSVESATCVFERNDAGEATKIKHFKHLHDLKLSPFVGGYENNCNGCMLPISEPFYYCLECVFFLHKVCAELPKVKHVWHHPCQQPLSLISNKAFCCGMCWHVSNAFAYECCKCETKICLRCMIAFTPGARTCLKHEHPLFFYRDYKGRCNACSLPTWAAFCCKDCNFVLHRGCFSLPITAHHKCDVHLLSLTDHDDNSYSESHYCDICEESRDPNLWFYHCAACDTSVHVGCVLGQYPFFKLGSIYEDKDHPHPLTIVKKIYYYPKWDKCGKLCEDLALECSKSDCKYIIHWNCATSRSLQRWWEWLL; the protein is encoded by the coding sequence ATGGAGGAGTCAAAGAATTATCGGCACCACCATCCATTGTTACTGTTGGATGAAGAGCAGCTGATCAACAATCAAAGTGGAGTGGCTGACTGCTCCAAGGGTGGGGAGAAAGTGTCTTCTCCATGTTTTAGCTGTGCGGAGTATTGTGGGTTTTACCTTCACAAGGTATGTGCCGCCGCACCTTTGGAGATTAATCATCCTTTCCATCGTGATCATCCTCTTGTTCTTATGCAAAAGCCACCCTATTCATTTGGAACGTACATTTGCGATTTCTGTGATAAAACATGTGAAAAGTTCTTTTATCATTGCCCTGACTTGGACTTTCATATTATATGTGCTTTGTTTACGTTTAATATTGCTGAAAATAACTTGAAGGAGCTTGAGCACTTCGTCTGTCAAGATCCATTGGTTTCCACTAAAAATGATGATGAAGAACTTGAAGAAGTTCGTAAGTGCTTTGGGTGTTGGGAGCCATTAGCAAATTATACACACTTTTCTCCTTATTGTGGATTTAATTTACATAAGAAATGTGCTGAGCTTCCTCTCGAGTTGAGTAATATATGCCACTGCCAACATCcccttgttttacaatttaatagTGAACGACTTTCTTGCAAGATATGTAAAGTAACCCAGAAAAGAGGATTTGTTTATGGTTGTTCATCTTGTAAGCTTGTATTTCACATAGAATGTTTATCACCACCTCTTGATCTTGCTATTGAAGACGAAAGCCATCAACACACATTCACAAGACTTTTGAGACGAGTGCCATACATTTGCGATGCATGTGGTATCGAAGGAATTTACAATGCCTACATATGTTGTACATGCAACATTATGGTCCATAAAAGGTGCACTTCATTGCCTCGTATCATCAAAAGCAAGTGGCATGATCATTGCATTTTTCACAAATATTTCCTTCGAAatgattttaaaagttcaagttGCAGTATTTGTCATGATGAGGTCAATCCAAAGCACGGGAGTTATTCTTGTTCATATTGCAATATTAAATTCCACCTACGTTGCGTTACAGAAGAAAAAAGTTTATATTCTATAGTTTCACTTGAAAATGAATATGAGATATCAAATGGAGGTTTGGAAATTTTGTCGGATAAATCCGTTGAGTCCGCCACTTGTGTATTTGAGAGGAACGACGCTGGGGAAGctacaaaaataaaacatttcaagCATCTACATGATCTAAAGTTAAGTCCCTTCGTTGGAGGGTATGAAAACAATTGTAACGGTTGTATGTTACCAATCTCGGAGCCATTTTACTATTGTTTAGAATGTGTGTTTTTTCTTCATAAAGTTTGTGCTGAGTTACCTAAGGTGAAGCATGTTTGGCATCATCCTTGCCAGCAACCTCTCAGCCTTATTTCAAACAAAGCTTTTTGTTGTGGAATGTGTTGGCACGTGTCTAATGCCTTTGCTTATGAATGTTGTAAATGTGAGACAAAGATATGTCTCCGATGTATGATTGCTTTTACTCCTGGTGCTCGAACATGTTTGAAACATGAACACCCTCTCTTTTTCTATAGAGACTACAAAGGCCGGTGCAATGCTTGTAGTCTTCCTACATGGGCGGCATTTTGTTGTAAGGATTGCAATTTTGTGCTACATCGTGGATGTTTTTCACTTCCAATTACAGCTCATCATAAATGCGATGTGCATCTTCTTTCACTTACTGACCATGATGATAACAGTTATTCAGAAAGTCATTATTGCGATATCTGTGAAGAAAGTCGAGATCCAAACCTTTGGTTTTATCATTGTGCGGCATGTGATACTTCTGTTCATGTTGGTTGTGTTCTTGGACAATATCCATTCTTCAAACTAGGAAGCATCTATGAAGATAAGGATCATCCACACCCACTCACCATTGTGAAGAAGATTTATTACTACCCTAAATGGGATAAATGTGGCAAGCTTTGTGAAGATTTGGCTCTTGAATGCTCAAAGTCTGATTGCAAATATATTATCCACTGGAATTGTGCAACATCACGTTCTCTACAACGTTGGTGGGAATGGTTGCTATAG
- the LOC107940498 gene encoding uncharacterized protein: MEESNNYGHQHPLLLMLNQDQLIHHQSGVTDCSRCGEKVCAEAPLELNHPFHPHHPLLLMQNAPYSSGRYICNFCDKGGNEFVYHCSCPFDFHIKCALFTFNIAENNLKELEHVALQDEELEDDNKCFGCQEPLTNYTHFSPDCGFNLHEKCAELPFKLNHGCHPKHPLVLQFNSQRLSCKIC; encoded by the exons ATGGAGGAGTCTAACAATTATGGCCACCAACATCCCCTGCTTCTTATGTTGAATCAAGACCAGCTGATCCACCATCAAAGTGGTGTAACTGATTGCTCCAGGTGTGGGGAGAAG GTATGTGCCGAGGCACCTTTGGAGCTTAATCATCCTTTTCATCCTCATCATCCTCTTCTTCTTATGCAAAATGCACCTTATTCATCTGGACGGTACATTTGCAATTTTTGCGATAAAGGCGGTAATGAGTTTGTTTATCACTGCTCTTGCCCTTTTGACTTTCATATTAAATGTGCtttgtttacatttaatattgcTGAGAATAATTTGAAAGAGCTTGAGCATGTTGCCCTTCAAGATGAAGAACTTGAAGATGATAATAAGTGCTTTGGGTGCCAGGAACCATTAACAAATTATACGCACTTTTCTCCTGACTGTGGATTTAATTTACATGAGAAATGCGCTGAGCTTCCTTTCAAACTGAATCATGGGTGCCATCCCAAGCATCCtcttgttctacaatttaatagCCAACGGCTCTCTTGCAAGATATGTTGA
- the LOC121214412 gene encoding uncharacterized protein: protein MLNQEQLIDNQGGVTDCSRCGEKVSAPCFYCAELCGFYLHKVCAEAPLELHHPFHLNHPLLLMQKSPHLSGAYFCTFCHEFGDKSVYHCSSCELDFHIKCALFTLNIAENNLKELEHVALHDPLISTENGDKKLKDVSKCFGCWEPLAMYTHFSPDCGINLHEKCAELPFKLNHVYHRKHPLVLQFNSKRLSCKICQVPRRRGFVYGCSPCKFVVHIECASQSSLQVIKNTNHEHPFTLFLRQVPFTCDACGSEGNHVSYTCGTCNIIIHKNCISLPRIIKSKWHDHPLIHTYFHHLEDFRVLDCLICHDEVNTEHGSYYCSKCDVIFHVKCAMKDKDSYEIVENEDEMPHESSISVIERNDAGEATKIKHFKHMHNLMLGPFVGGYENSCNGCMLPISDPFYYCSECVFFLHKACAELTKMKNVWHHHCQEPLALISDKAFECQECWHISNAFAYECSGCEENKCLRCVIVLTPGARTCLKHVHPLYFYRDYEGQCNACGDTTRGYGAFCCKDCNFVLDLRCFSLPITARHKCDEHLLSLTDNDDNSYSESHHCDICEESRDPNRWFYHCTTCDTSAHVGCVLGSYPFLKLGSIYEETNHPHPLIIVKKKYYYLDCNKCGKP from the coding sequence ATGTTGAATCAAGAGCAGCTGATCGACAATCAAGGCGGTGTAACTGATTGCTCCAGGTGTGGGGAGAAGGTGTCTGCTCCATGTTTTTACTGTGCGGAGCTCTGTGGGTTTTATCTTCACAAGGTATGTGCCGAGGCACCTTTGGAGCTTCATCACCCTTTTCATCTCAACCATCCTCTTCTTCTTATGCAAAAGTCACCTCATTTATCTGGAGCGTACTTTTGCACATTCTGCCATGAATTTGGTGACAAGTCTGTTTATCACTGCTCTAGTTGTGAATTGGACTTTCATATTAAATGTGCTTTGTTTACACTTAATATTGCTGAGAATAATTTGAAAGAGCTTGAGCATGTTGCCCTTCATGATCCATTGATTTCCACTGAAAATGGTGATAAAAAACTCAAAGATGTTAGTAAGTGCTTTGGATGTTGGGAACCATTAGCAATGTATACACACTTTTCTCCTGATTGTGGAATTAATTTACATGAGAAATGCGCTGAGCTTCCTTTCAAACTCAATCATGTGTACCATCGCAAGCATCCtcttgttctacaatttaatagCAAACGACTCTCTTGCAAGATATGCCAAGTACCCAGGCGAAGAGGATTTGTGTATGGTTGTTCTCCTTGTAAGTTTGTTGTTCACATTGAATGTGCATCACAATCATCATTACAAGTTATTAAGAATACAAATCATGAACATCCATTCACCTTGTTTTTGAGACAAGTTCCATTCACTTGTGATGCGTGTGGCTCTGAAGGAAATCATGTTTCCTATACATGTGGTACATGCAACATTATAATCCATAAAAATTGCATTTCATTGCCTCGCATTATCAAAAGTAAGTGGCATGACCATCCCCTTATTCACACATATTTCCATCACCTAGaagattttagggttttggaTTGCCTAATATGCCATGATGAAGTCAATACAGAGCATGGTAGTTACTATTGTTCAAAGTGTGATGTTATATTCCATGTGAAGTGTGCAATGAAGGATAAAGATTCATATGAAATAGTAGAAAATGAAGATGAGATGCCCCATGAAAGTTCCATCAGTGTTATTGAGAGGAACGATGCTGGAGAAGCTACAAAAATAAAGCATTTCAAGCATATGCATAATCTAATGTTAGGTCCCTTTGTTGGAGGATATGAAAATAGTTGCAACGGGTGTATGTTGCCAATCTCGGATCCATTTTATTACTGTTCAGAAtgtgttttttttcttcataAAGCGTGTGCCGAGTTAACTAAGATGAAGAATGTTTGGCATCATCATTGCCAAGAGCCTCTTGCCCTTATTTCTGACAAAGCTTTTGAGTGTCAAGAATGTTGGCACATATCTAATGCCTTTGCTTATGAATGTTCTGGATGTGAGGAAAATAAATGTCTCCGATGTGTGATTGTTCTTACTCCTGGTGCTCGAACATGTTTGAAACATGTTCACCCACTCTATTTCTACAGAGACTACGAAGGTCAGTGCAATGCTTGTGGTGATACAACAAGGGGATATGGGGCATTTTGTTGTAAGGACTGTAACTTTGTGCTAGATCTTCGATGTTTTTCACTTCCAATTACAGCTCGTCACAAATGCGATGAGCACCTTCTTTCACTCACTGATAATGATGATAATAGTTATTCAGAGAGTCATCATTGTGATATCTGCGAAGAAAGTCGAGATCCAAATCGTTGGTTTTATCATTGTACAACATGTGATACTTCTGCTCATGTTGGTTGTGTTCTTGGAAGCTATCCATTCCTCAAACTCGGGAGCATCTATGAAGAAACAAATCATCCACATCCACTCATCATTGTGAAGAAGAAGTATTACTATCTTGATTGTAATAAATGCGGTAAGCCTTGA